Genomic window (Capsicum annuum cultivar UCD-10X-F1 unplaced genomic scaffold, UCD10Xv1.1 ctg79326, whole genome shotgun sequence):
ATCCTGGGTCTTCCCATTCCATCATCTGGCTTATGTTTTTCATGTAGCATTCAGACCGAATAATTCTATGAAATTACGCCGATACTTTCACATATTATGGGTAACGTAGGAGACATCTCTATTTTTCCCCCGGGGTATCTTTAGAATTCCCACTGCTTAACTTTCAATTCACCTCTgaccatcaaatgaatgtgaataACCCGTCCTCCTCTCTTTGAAAGAAGGGGTGCTTCCGATTTTGTCGGTGCTTAAAACAATTTTGTCTTCTCTATATTACTATATCTCTAGGGTAAAAAATTTTATATGAGGAACTACTAAACTCAATCACTTGCTGTCGTTACTCTTGAATTTTCTGTTGAGGTCTATCCTACGGAGGTACCCAAATTGGATCAGTGATCGATTTCTATGTTTCGTCGTAAACCTAATTGGTTATTTCCAATTACgtaaatcaatagttcaaactGCACTCAAAGGTAGGGCATTTCCCATTTTTATAGGAACTTCTGTACCAGAAACAATGGTATCTCCAATTATAGCCCCTCTGGGATGTAAAATATATCTCTTCTCACCATCCCCATAgtgtataagaaaaatatatgcaTTTTGATTAGGGTCATATTCTATGGTTATGATTTTACCATATATGTCTTTTTTATTCCGTCGAAAATTGATTTTAAGGTATAGACGCTTATGACCTCCCCCTCTATGCC
Coding sequences:
- the LOC124895030 gene encoding 50S ribosomal protein L2, chloroplastic-like, whose product is MAIHLYKTSTPSTRNGTVDSQVKSNPRNNLIYGQRRCGKGCNARGIITARHRGGGHKRLYLKINFRRNKKDIYGKIITIEYDPNQNAYIFLIHYGDGEKRYILHPRGAIIGDTIVSGTEVPIKMGNALPLSAV